Part of the Methylocystis rosea genome is shown below.
TCGGATACCTGACCCTGACAGCGCTCGCGGCAGCTACCTCAGTGCTGATCACCGTCCATCCGCAAATGCTGGACCTGATGTCGATGAGCCAGTTCCTGCTTATGCTCGGCAACATCACGAAGACTATTAAGCAAGTGGGTGCCCATGTCCAAATGGACTGGCTTCGGTATTTGATCACGCGCTACGAGCCAACGGATATTCCGCAGGCCCAGATGCTTGGATTCATGCAGTCTATGTTGGCGGAGGAAATTTTGAAAAGTCCGATGCTTAAGTCAACTGCAATATCCGACGCTGGCCTCACAAAGCAGACATTGTATGAGGTCGAAAGGGCAAACTTTAATCGCGATACCTATGACCGCGCGATCGAGTGCATGGACGCCGTTAATTTCGAAATTCAGGGCCTCATCCATCAAGCATGGGGCCGGCTATGATGTTGACGGCCGTAAAAACTGCAAAAACACATCTTCTTTTCAGACAATTAGATCAAATGAGGAGGATGAACGGTGGCTCGTAAAAACCCATTCGCCAGCCTCATGGCACACGACAGCCCCGAGGAGAAGTCCCCGGCGCTCGATTACACGTTGAAAGGCGCGTCACGTTCGATACTGAGCTCGATTGATGAACTGGCCGCCAGAGCGGACAAACTCATGGAAGGAGAGACGATCGTCGAACTCGATCCAGAGTTCGTCGAAGTTTCCTTCGTAAAAGATCGGCTTGACGGTGACGATCAGGAATTCATGGAACTAGTGGAGGCGATCCGCGATCGGGGACAGGATTCTCCAATCTTAGTGCGTCCGCACCCCGCCAAGACGGGGCGCTACATGATCGTGTTCGGCCACAGACGCGCGCGTGTGGCGAAGCTCCTCGGTCGGAAAGTGCGCGCGGTCGTCAAAGAACTGAAGGATCGCGAACACGTTGTTGCGCAGGGCCAAGAAAACTCCGCGAGAGCAAATCTCTCTTTCATCGAAAAGGCCCTATTTGCGTCAAAACTTTCCCGGCTTCGCTACGACGACGATAACTCGACAGTCCTCGCGGCTCTCTCGATTGACCGGGCGACACTTTCCAAGATGCTTTCCGTGGCGAGTTTGCCAGAGGAAATTCTCGGAGCGATCGGTCCCGCAAAAGGGGTGGGCCGCGATCGATGGTATGAGCTCAAACTTTTACTCGAAAAGCCAGGCAACCATGATGTTGCGCGGAAGGCGATCGAGGAAGGCGGGATATCGGACCTCTCCAGCGACGAGAGGTTCAACGCAATCATGACGTGTCTCAAAAGTGCGAAGCCGACGAGCCGTCCCCGTACGAGTCAAAAGCAGAACTGGGCGTCGGAAGATGGAGCGCTGTCTGCTGAAATGTTAGCCGAAGGCAAGCGCTACACCGTATCGCTTAAGGCAAGAAATTCTGACGCAAGAGCGTTTGGAGAATACCTGTCTGAACATTTGGCCGATCTGTACCGAGCGTTCAAACAGGGGAAATCTGTTACCGAGCGTGGAGATTGAACCGCAAAAGAAAAAGGCCCCCGAAACGTCACCGCCCCGGAAGCCCTTCTCGTATCTAAGCAATCCGAGATTCTCACTTCCGCGAATCGCTGTCAAGAGTCGGCGCCGTTTCGGCGAGCAGATTTCTTTTGCCTGAACGAGGCAATGGATCATGCGCACACATCCAACGACGCCCTTCGGGCGGCGATCGCTGTCGCTCGCCATGGTGGCGAGTCAGGCGGCGACAAAGGAATTCGCGTCGCGCCCGGACGCGCCAGAGACAGTCGTCCATAAATGGCGGCTGTTTCGGGCGCTGACAGAGGCAAAAGCTCCGCTTGGCGTCACCGACCGCGCGCTGTCGGTGTTGCACGCGTTGTTGAGCTTCCATCAAGAGACGGCGCTGACGCTGCCTGAAAAGGACGTCAAGGCCCCCGAAAACGATGCGACCGACGGGATCATCGTCTTTCCGTCGAACAAGGAGCTGTCGATCCGCGCCCACGGCATGGCGCCGGCGACGTTACGCCGGCATATCGCCATGCTGATCGACGCCGGGCTGATCATTCGACGGGACTCACCCAACGGAAAACGCTTCGCGCGAAGAGGGCGGGGGGGCGAGGTCGAAGACGCCTTCGGCTTCGACCTGACGCCGCTCATCGCGCGCGCCAGCGAGATCGAAAACCTCGCCGAAGAGGTCAGGGCCGAGAATCGCGCGATGGCGCTGCTCCGCGAGAAAGTCACGCTGACGCGGCGCGACATTGTGAAGATGATCGCGACTGGAATGGAGGAGGGCGTTTCGGGCGACTGGGAAGGCTTTCACCTGCATTATGCGACGCTATCCAGCCGCTATGCGCGCAATATTTTGCGCGCCGATCTGGAGGCCTTGGCGGACGAACTTGCCGCGCTCGCCGCGGAAATCCGTAAGCTGCTCGAAACTCACGTGAAAGCCCATAATAAGAGCGCCAATGAGTCCCAAAGTGAGCGCCACATACAGAATCAAAAAACAAATATTTCTGATCTTGAACCTAGCCTTCGAAAAGGCAGGGCCGAACCGTCCGGGCTCCACGACCAAGGGGCAGGGGCTCCATCAGCGCCCCTGCCCGAAGTTTTAGGGGGGGCGACGCCAGAACGAAATCCAAAAGTCGCGCCGCCGCGGACCTATCCGCTCGGCATGGTGCTGGAGGCCTGTCCCGATATCCTCGATTTCGCCAGTGATGGGATTTCCTCTTGGCGCGATCTCGCGGCGACCGCCGCGTTGGTTCGACCGGCGCTTGGCGTCTCGCCCGACGCCTGGGCGCAGGCTTTGCAAGTCCTAGGCGAGCACGACGCCTCGATTGTGATCGCCGCGATCCTGCAGCGCGGCGATCAGATCAAATGCGCGGGCGGCTATTTGCGTGTTTTGACCGCAAAAGCCGGGGCAGGGGAGTTCTCGCTCGGTCCCGTGCTGATGGCGCTTTTGCGCGGAAAGGCGGCAAAGGCCGCGCGCGAGCGCAAGAGGGCGGGATGATGTCGCGTGGAATTTCAGCGGCCCTCGGCGAGCCTTCGGTTCAATGCGTTTCGGCGCCGAGCAATCCAAGTTTCTCCGCGCGGTCGAGCAGGCTTTTGACCGAGGAAGGGGCCCAGTGGGTTCCGCCGCGCGGCGTGCGCTCGTACATCGCCTCGAGCTGTGCGCCGATTTGCGCCAGCGTGAGCTCCGGATTGGCGCGTTTGACGCCGGCGACCAGCGTTGTGAGCCGTTCGCTGCTGACCTTGCGACCGGCGGGTTGGAGGACGGTTGGATCGACCAGGCCCTCGGTGACGAAGCGTTTGACGGCGCGCTTCAAGCGCTCGACGCCCCAGTGGGGCAGGGGAGCGTCATTGAAGCGATCACGCTTGGCGTTGAGAACGCGCACGACGTCCTGCCAGCGATGATCGGGGCGCATTTGCTTGACGATCGGCAACCAGTGTTCGGCGGTTCGGTTGACGCGCTCGAAATAGCTCGCAGCTTTCGTGTCGACGATGCGTTGGATGGCTTCGCGGTCACCGGCGCGCAGTTTGGGATTGCCGCCGACCCGGCCGCATTTCTTGGCGGCGCGCAAGCCATCCTTAGTGCGTTCTTGGATCAGTGCTCGCTCCAACTCCGCCACGGCGCCGAGCACCTGCAGAGCGAAACGCCCTTGCGGAGTCGTCGTGTCGATCGGATCGGCGAGCGATTTGAAATGCGCCCCCTTGGCGTCGAGCTCGGCGATCACCGAAAGGAGATGCGACAAGGAGCGCGCCAACCGGTCGAGTCTCGCCACCACCAGCACGTCGCCGCGGCGCACCCGAGCCAAGGCCTTGGCCAGCTCCGGCCTCGTCGCCTTGGCGCCCGACATATGCTCGCGAAAAATCTCGCCGCAGCCGGCGGCCTTCAGCACATCGACCTGGGCGTCAGTCGCCTGGTCATCGGTTGAAACGCGCGCGTAGCCGATCAGAGGCATGGGTCAGCAGATCGCCTTCCGGAAGACCGACAGGGAACTTTCTTCACCGCGCAACCCAGCTGGGAGGCAGTTCATCGCCGGGATCTGGCTCGCGATCTGGAACATGCCGCAGGATCTCCGACAGACCGGAGCCGGTCGCATTGCCCGCACGGCGCTTGAGGAACTCGGCCGTCGTCTCGACGACGCCGATTTTTTGGGCCACGGCTGTCGCAATCCACTGGTTCAGTGACACGCCGTCCTGCTTGGCCAGCCTGGCTGCTTCCTTCTTGAGGGAAGCCGGCAATTTTAGGGGATACGTCGCCTTGCTCATTTTCTGATCCTTTCCAGCGACGCGCGGGGCGTCAGTACTGGAATCCCGAATTTCGGGATGGCTTGTTGGAAATCACGCACGTTGTGAGTCACGATGCAGTCGGCCCTCCCATTCAACGCGACCTCCAACACCATTTCGTCGCCTGGGTCCGAAAGTTGCGGTCGCCACCTGAAATGTGGTTCGACTGCCTCGCAGAGCGCCGCCAGCTCTTTCAGGGCCCTCGCGACCGCATTCACGTCGAGTCCGTGAACCTCTCGCTGTTGCGGCCTCTGGAGAACGTCCTCGTATTCGAGAAACAAGGCCGTCGAGACGAGGGGAACGAGACGTCGCTCGGCGACAAGCCCCAAAATTACGAAACTCGCGCCGCGCGAGCTGCGAAACGCCGAGGCGATGACGGAGGTGTCGAGAACAACCCGTTTCATGGCCTGATATAATACATCCTATGGGATGTGTCATCCGCCAAAATTCCAGAATCGTATGTCATCACAAAACGGTCGTTTTATAGCGCACCATACTGACTGCTTGCGGGATTTACGGGTCTTCCGTAATATAGTGCGAGGTAAAGGAGTTTTGCCATGGCCTCCACCGTGACCGCAGCCGAGGTTTCTAAAAATTTTGGCGCCTATCAGGACGCTGCCGTGCGCGATCCCGTGATCATCACCAAGAACGGCCGTCCGCGCACCGTGCTGATGGCCTATGAAGATTACGTCCGCCTGTCGAAGCGCGATCGCCGGGTCGAACGCACTGTAGAGCTAAGCGAAGCCGACATTCAGGCCGTCGAGCAGACGCGCATGGCGCCGGGGTTTGAAGCTCTGAACGTAGAGCTCGATCCGCCGTTGTCTGGAAGATGATCCCGACGGAAATCAAAATCGGTCATGTGTTCCGTTACGCCTACCTCTGGGATCGGCAGAGCCGAGAAGGAAGAGAAGAAGGCGACAAAGACCGGCCTTGCTTGGTGTTGGCGATTGTCGCGATCGAAGAAGATGGCGCTCGAGTGGTTCGCGTTCTTCCGATTACCCACGCGCCGCCCGCGGATCCGACTCAGGCGATCGAGATACCACCGAGAGTCAAGCAAAGGCTGGGGCTTGATGACGAACGGTCGTGGATCGTGCTGAGCGAGAGCAATCGCTTCACCTGGCCCGGCCCCGATCTACGGCCGCCGCCGCTTGAAACCGCCGATGGATATTATGGTCCGTTGCCGCCGGCTCTGTTTGACGCCGTGAGGCGCGGCTTCGTGGCTTTAGCTCGAAGCGGAGGTCACACCAGTGTGCCACGTAGCGCGTGAGGAGGGGCGGGCACCGCATTCGTCCCCGCTCGGGTGAGATCGCCGTCTCGCACGGTCGCGGATCAAGCCGCCTCGACGCCCCGTCGCGGCTCGAATTTCCGGCCGGCGGCACGGCCTGCGTGGTAGGCGTCCGGCGCCACGCTGCGCTTGCGGTTTTGCGACTTGGCATGGAAGGACAGCCCAAGTTTTTCCAGTTCGTCCTCGATAACGGAGGCTTTCATGGGCACGAGATCGCGGCCCGTCGAAAGCCTGTTGGCGGCGTCGCGCTCGACTTTTAGGCTCTTCAGCTTGTCGCCGATTCCATGCGCGAGCCCGATTTGGAAGGAACGCGTCGATACACGCCGCGCGCTGGAAGCAATAGTCATATCCTCGTTCTTGAAGCGCGCCGTTTCGGTCGCGAAGGTCACGACGATCAAGTCGTAAAGGTAATGCGCCGCCTCGACATCCGCCGGCAGGCCGAAAAAAACGTAACGAATTGCGCCGCTCGCTCCCGTCTCCATCCACATTTTACAATCGCAGAACAGGGCGATCGTCGGTATGCATTCGTCGATTGGCGCCCGCCGCTGTCGGCCGGTGTCGACGCCAACGCCCTCGCAGGCCTGATCGCGCATTTCGACTTCGCCGAGCGACAACCCGTAGCGATCGAGCAGTTCCGCGACTTTCTTGGCGGAGGCCAGCGCCTCCTGTTCGGTGCAGCCCTGCTCGACGGTTTTGGCGCGCAGCGCCTGGATGCGTTGTAGAACCCGCGCGAGCTCCGCGTCGCCGGGGCCCTTGTCGGCGGCCACGCGCCGCGACGCCATCACGC
Proteins encoded:
- the repB gene encoding plasmid partitioning protein RepB, with amino-acid sequence MARKNPFASLMAHDSPEEKSPALDYTLKGASRSILSSIDELAARADKLMEGETIVELDPEFVEVSFVKDRLDGDDQEFMELVEAIRDRGQDSPILVRPHPAKTGRYMIVFGHRRARVAKLLGRKVRAVVKELKDREHVVAQGQENSARANLSFIEKALFASKLSRLRYDDDNSTVLAALSIDRATLSKMLSVASLPEEILGAIGPAKGVGRDRWYELKLLLEKPGNHDVARKAIEEGGISDLSSDERFNAIMTCLKSAKPTSRPRTSQKQNWASEDGALSAEMLAEGKRYTVSLKARNSDARAFGEYLSEHLADLYRAFKQGKSVTERGD
- the repC gene encoding plasmid replication protein RepC, whose protein sequence is MRTHPTTPFGRRSLSLAMVASQAATKEFASRPDAPETVVHKWRLFRALTEAKAPLGVTDRALSVLHALLSFHQETALTLPEKDVKAPENDATDGIIVFPSNKELSIRAHGMAPATLRRHIAMLIDAGLIIRRDSPNGKRFARRGRGGEVEDAFGFDLTPLIARASEIENLAEEVRAENRAMALLREKVTLTRRDIVKMIATGMEEGVSGDWEGFHLHYATLSSRYARNILRADLEALADELAALAAEIRKLLETHVKAHNKSANESQSERHIQNQKTNISDLEPSLRKGRAEPSGLHDQGAGAPSAPLPEVLGGATPERNPKVAPPRTYPLGMVLEACPDILDFASDGISSWRDLAATAALVRPALGVSPDAWAQALQVLGEHDASIVIAAILQRGDQIKCAGGYLRVLTAKAGAGEFSLGPVLMALLRGKAAKAARERKRAG
- a CDS encoding recombinase family protein, translated to MPLIGYARVSTDDQATDAQVDVLKAAGCGEIFREHMSGAKATRPELAKALARVRRGDVLVVARLDRLARSLSHLLSVIAELDAKGAHFKSLADPIDTTTPQGRFALQVLGAVAELERALIQERTKDGLRAAKKCGRVGGNPKLRAGDREAIQRIVDTKAASYFERVNRTAEHWLPIVKQMRPDHRWQDVVRVLNAKRDRFNDAPLPHWGVERLKRAVKRFVTEGLVDPTVLQPAGRKVSSERLTTLVAGVKRANPELTLAQIGAQLEAMYERTPRGGTHWAPSSVKSLLDRAEKLGLLGAETH
- a CDS encoding toxin-antitoxin system HicB family antitoxin gives rise to the protein MSKATYPLKLPASLKKEAARLAKQDGVSLNQWIATAVAQKIGVVETTAEFLKRRAGNATGSGLSEILRHVPDREPDPGDELPPSWVAR
- a CDS encoding putative toxin-antitoxin system toxin component, PIN family; this translates as MKRVVLDTSVIASAFRSSRGASFVILGLVAERRLVPLVSTALFLEYEDVLQRPQQREVHGLDVNAVARALKELAALCEAVEPHFRWRPQLSDPGDEMVLEVALNGRADCIVTHNVRDFQQAIPKFGIPVLTPRASLERIRK
- a CDS encoding type II toxin-antitoxin system Phd/YefM family antitoxin, whose protein sequence is MASTVTAAEVSKNFGAYQDAAVRDPVIITKNGRPRTVLMAYEDYVRLSKRDRRVERTVELSEADIQAVEQTRMAPGFEALNVELDPPLSGR
- a CDS encoding plasmid maintenance toxin (PemK-like), with translation MIPTEIKIGHVFRYAYLWDRQSREGREEGDKDRPCLVLAIVAIEEDGARVVRVLPITHAPPADPTQAIEIPPRVKQRLGLDDERSWIVLSESNRFTWPGPDLRPPPLETADGYYGPLPPALFDAVRRGFVALARSGGHTSVPRSA